Within the Angustibacter sp. Root456 genome, the region CGATGCGACGCGACGACCGGACGACGACCACGACCACGGCGATGGCCACGAGCGTGAGCACCCAGGTCATGCCCGTGGCGAAGGAGAAGGCCGCACCAGGGTTGCGAATCAGCCGCAGCTGCAGCACGTCGCCGAGCAAGGGGACGACACGGCCCGATGACAGGTGGTCGACCGCGAGGGCCTTGGTGACCTGGTCGAGGGCGTACACACCCCCTGCCACGAGGACGAGGACGGCGAGCAGGCCTCGGCGGGCCCGCGTGGGCGAGGGTGCGGCGTCGCTCAGCGACGCTCCTGGAGCTGTTTGCATGACACGCACAGGGTCGCACGGGGAAAGGCCTGCAGTCGCATCTTGCCGACCGGGTTGCCGCACGACTCGCACACGCCGTAGGTGCCGTCGTCGATGCGGGCCAGGGCCCGCAGGCTCTGCTCGAGCATCTCGCGGCTGTTGTTGGCGAGGGTGATCTCCTGCTCGCGCTCGAAGGTCTTCGCACCGGCGTCGGCCTGGTCGTCCCCCGTGCCGTCACCGGAGTCGCGCAGCAGCACCTGCAGGTCGCTCTCGGCCGCCGTGATCTCGCCCTGCAGCCGCTCGACGTCGCGCCGCAGCTCCTCGCGCACCTCGCGCAGCTCGGCGGCGGTCCACGGCGACTCGTCCTCGCGCACCTTCAGCTGCCGGGGAGCGGTCTTCGTCGCGGTCTTCGACGCGGCCTTCGTCGCGGCCTTCGTCGCGGCCTTCGTCGCCGGGCGTTCCGGCGTCGGCGCCGCCATCCGCTTGATGTTCGAGATGCGGCGAGCGGGCGGTCGCTTCGTCGTGCTGGTGGATGGGGCTGCCTTCTTCGTGGGCGCCGCCTTCTTCGCGGGCGCCGCCTTCTTCGTGGGCGCCGCCTTCTTCGTGGGCGCCGCCTTCTTCGCGGTCGCGGCCTTCTTCGCCGTCGCGGCCTTCTTCGCGGGCGCCGTCTTCTTCGCGGTCGTGACCTTCTTCGCCGCCGCCGCCTTCTTCGCCGTCGCCGCCTTCTTCGCCGTCGTGACCTTCTTCGCCGTCGCCGCCTTCTTCGCGGTCGTGACCTTCTTCGCCGTCGCCGCCTTCTTCGCCGTCGCCGCCTTCTTCGTGGGCGCGGCCTTCTTCGCCGTCGCCGCCTTCTTCGTCGTAGTGGCGCTCTTCGTCGGCGTGGCCTTCTTCGCCGTCGCCGCCTTCTTCGCCGTGGCGGCGCTCTTCGTCGGCGTGGCCTTCTTCGCCGCCTTCTTCGCGGGCGCTGCGGCGCCGACGCGGGCGCTCGTGACCTTCTTCGCCACCCGGGCGGCCGAGGCGACGGCCACACCGACAGCGCGGCGGGCGGTGGTGCCCACGCTGATCGTCCTCGCCATCATCTCTCCCAGCTTCGGCCCGAGGGCGCCTTCCCGCGCCGCACGGCACGGTGCGGGAAGGATAGGGGTGCGGCAGACGCCGACTCAACGCGACTCGCCGCACCGTCGACGCTCGGTGACGCGCTGGCCCCGAGCACGGCAAAGGGCCACCGGATCATCCGATGGCCCTTCGCCGACGTGGCGACCCCGTTCATCAGCTCCCGAAGGGGAACCTCGGCGTGTCCTGCTGCTGCGGCTGACCCTGGCGCTCGGAGTCCGAGCCGCCAGTGAACCCGCCGCCCCGCGTCGGCAGCGGCGTGACCTCGGCCGACGAGCCCCCGGACCCGCTCTGGGCGTTGTCGGGCCCCGAGCCACCCACGGATGCCTTGGTCTCGAGCTGCTTGAGCTGGTCCTCCAGGTAGGCCTTCAGGCGGCTGCGGTACTCGCGCTCGAACTGCCGCAGCTGCTCGACCTTGCGCTGCAGCACCTGCCGCTGCTCCTCGAGGTCGCCCAGCGTCTCGCGCTGCTTCTGCTCGGCCTCGCGCACGAGCCGAGCGGCGTGCTCCTGCGCCTCGCCGACGATCTTCTGCCGCTCGGCCTTGCCCGCCTCGACGTGCTCGTCGTGGAGCTTCTGGGCGAGCGCGAGCATGCCGGCAGCGCTCTCAGGACCGCTCGACGCCGCAGCCGGCGCGGGCTGCGCAGCGGCGGGAGCCGGAACGGGAGCGGGAGCCGGGGCAGGGGCAGCGACCGGAGCGGGCGTGGGGGCCTGCTCCTGGCGGCGGGCCCCGCCGCCACGCGACAACTCGGCCACGCGGCTCTCGCACGCGCTGAGCTTCGCGCGCAGCTCGTCGTTCTCGGCGTTGAGGCGTCGCAGCTCGGCGACGACCTCGTCGAGGAACTCGTCGACCTCTTCCTCGTCGTAGCCCTGACGGAACTTCGTCGGGCTGAAGCGCTTGTTGACAACTTCCTCGGGGTTCAGCGGCATGTGGTCACCTCTCGGTGTCTGGGGTCGCCCGGCACACGGTAGCGAATCTGCAGGTAGGAGGTCACTTCGACTCCATCACGCGATCCTCCTCACCGCCTGTCGAGCACGGGCGGGACGCACCCGGGGTGACGAGCTGCGGTCATGGCGGACGTCGGCGCCGGCCTCACGACAGCAGCTGCATCAGCAGCAGGGTCACGATGAACAGGATCATGAAGGCCAGGTCGATGGCCACCTGGCCGATGCGCAACGGCGGCACCGCGCGACGCAGGAGCCGCAGCGGCGGATCGGTCACGGTGTAGATCGCCTCGGCGATCACCAGGACGACGCCGCGGGGACGCCACGCGCGGGCGAAGACCTGGATCCAGTCCAGGACCAGGCGGCCGATGAGCAGAATGAAGAAGGCCAGGACCACCAGGTAGAGGACCGACCGGACGACGTGCACGCCGTCAGCTCTGGTTGAACAGGCCCGAGGTGTTCACGGGCTCCTTGTCCTCCGCGGTCACCTCGACGTGCGCGGGCGACAGGAGGAACACCTTGCTCGTCACGCGCTCGATGGCGCCGTGCAGCCCGAAAACCAGCCCCGCCGCGAAGTCGACCAGACGCTTGGCGTCGGCGTCGTCCATGTCAGAGAGGTTCATGATCACCGGGATGCCCTCGCGGAAGGCCTCGCCGATCGTCTTGGCCTCGTTGTAGGTGCGCGGGTGGATCGTCGTGATGCGGCGCAGGTCGGCCTCCGGGGACGCGCTGCGCACGACGCCGACGGCGCGCGATGGCAGCTGGGTGACCTGGGCGTGGCCCGGGCGGTGTGCCGGCGTCTCGGCGCGAGGGACCTCCGGACGGTGCGACGGCTGGTCGTCGTAGTCGTCGTACATCTCGTCGTCGTACTGGTCGTCGTCCTCGGCCAGCCCGAGGTACACCATGGTCTTGCGCAGCGCACCTGCCATCGCCAGCTCCTCCGTGTCGTCAGTGGACGCCCCACGCGCCCGTGTGACGCCTTCGGACGTTACCGGAGTGACGGACGTGATCCGAGGACCGCGCTGCCGACACGCAGGTGTGTCGCGCCGCAGGCCACGGCGTCCTCGAGGTCGGTGCTCATGCCCGCCGACATCCACGTGGCATCCGGCACGCGCTCGCGCAGCACGGCAGCGGCAGCGGCGAGCCGGGTGAACGCCTCGCGCGCGGGCGCGCCGAGCGGAGCCACCCCCATCACCCCGCGCAGCGTCAGGCCGTCCGCGGCCTGCACCTGCTCGGCCAGCTCCAGCACCTGCGAGGGCGCCGCGCCGCCGCGGCCGGTCGCCTTGCCGCTGGGATCGAGGTCGAGCTGGAGCAGCACGGCGAGCTCGCGCCCGGCGGCGACGGTGCCGCGGCTCAGCGCGGTCACCAGAGCGGGGCGGTCGACCGAGTGCACGACGTCGGCGTAACGCGCCACTGACGCGGCCTTGTTGCGCTGGAGCTGACCGACGAAGTGCCAGCGCAGGTCTGCGGCACCCGGCCGAGCGCTGTCGAGCACGGCCTGCACCTTCGCGCGGGCTTCCTGGTCGCGGTTCTCGGCCACGTCGCGCACGCCCAAGCCGACCAGGCGCACGACGTCGTCCGCCGGGAAGGTCTTGGTGACCGCGACGAGCGTGACCTCGCCCGCGTCACGGCCGGCGGCAGCGCAGGCGCGCGCGATGCGCTCGCGCACGGCAGCCAGGTTGCGCTCGAGCTCCTGGGTCCGCGCGTCGAGGCTCACGCGGCGTCCTGCAGCCAGGCCAGTCCCGCGAACCGGCCGGTGAGGCCGTCACGCCGGTAGGAGTACAACCGGTCGGACTCGACCGTGCAGCCCGGCAGCTGGCGGACGGCGACGTCGAGCTCGGCCAGCTGGGCCAGCACGCCGGCGGCGACGTCGATCGCGGGCCGGCCGTCCCAGGTGAGCGAGCGAGTCTCCGGGCGGCGGGCGGCGACGTCCTCTCGCATGTCGAGGGGCACCTCGTAGCAGCGCGGGCACACCGACGGCCCGAGCCGCGCGAGGAGGTCGCGGGCGCCGAGGTCGCGCATCGCCGCGATCGCCTCCCCCACCACGCCGGCCACCATGCCGGGGCGCCCGGCGTGGGCGACGCCGACCACTCCCTGCTCGGGGTCGGCCAGCAGGACGGGCACGCAGTCGGCGACGAGCACCATCAGCGCCGTCCCCGGGCGGTCGGTGACCAGGGCGTCGGCCACGGGCGGGTCGGCGCACGGACCGCTCACCTGCACGACGTCGCGCCCATGCACCTGCTCGGCCACCACCAGCGCGTCGGGGGGCAGCGCCAGCGCGGCGCACAGCCGCTGCCGGTTCGTCGCCACGTGCGCGGGGTCGTCGTCGACGTGGGTCGCCAGGTTGAGGCCGCCGCCCACCGTCCCCGCCCACGGCCCGGTGCTGACGCCGCCCTCGCGGTCGGTGAGCGCCAGGCGCACGCCCCCGGCGGCACCGGGCAGGGACTGGCTCCAGGCGATCACCGCTGCATTGTGTCGCACGTCGTCGCGGCGGCGCCGGACGGACGACGGCCCGCCGCGCAGGTCGCGCAGCGGGCCGTCGTCGGCGGTGCGGGTTACTTGAGGAAGTCCGGCACGTCGAGCTCGTCGTCGGTGTCGTCGAACACCACCGAGCGCGGCGCGCGGGCACGCACCGGCTCGAGCGACTCGGGCACCACGACCGGCTCCTCGCGCCGCACGGGCTGCTCGGAGCGTGCGGGCTGGTCGGTCCACTCCGACGACGCCCTCGCGGGCTCGGGCACCGGCGGGTTCGCGGGCACGGGCGTCGGCGTGGCCGACGTGGCGCCGACCGGCGAGTACGGCCGCTGGCTCACGCCGTTCGGCACGGACGACGTCGAGCCGCTGGACGGCGCCGGCGCGCTCACGTGGCCGGTGGACTGCCCGGCGGCTGCCGCAGCCCGGGGGGAGGCGCCGGTGATCTGGCCCAGTGCCCGCTCGTCCTGGCGCCGGGTCGGCACGCCGCCGTCGAAACCGGCCGCGATCACGGTCACGCGCACCTCGTCGCCGAGAGCGTCATCGATCACGGCGCCGAAGATGATGTTGGCCTCGGGGTGCGCGGCCTCCTGCACCAGGCGGGCCGCCTCGTTGATCTCGAACAGGCCCAGGTCGGACCCACCCTGGATCGACAGCAGCACGCCGTACGCGCCGTCGATGCTCGCCTCGAGCAGGGGTGAGGAGATCGCGAGCTCGGCGGCCTGGACGGCGCGGTCCTCACCGCGGGCCGAGCCGATGCCCATGAGCGCGCTGCCGGCCCCCTGCATCACCGACTTGACGTCGGCGAAGTCGAGGTTGATCAGGCCGGGGGTCGTGATCAGGTCGGTGATGCCCTGCACACCCGAGAGCAGCACCTGGTCGGCGCTGCGGAAGGCGTCGAGCATGCTGACCGCGCGGTCGCTGATCGACAGCAGCCGGTCGTTCGGGATGACGATGAGGGTGTCGACCTCGTCGCGCAGGGCCGCGATGCCGGTCTCGGCGCTGTTGGCGCGACGGCGTCCCTCGAAGGTGAACGGGCGTGTGACGACGCCGATCGTCAGGGCGCCGAGCGAGCGGGCGATCTTCGCGACGACCGGCGCACCACCGGTGCCGGTGCCGCCACCCTCACCGGCGGTGACGAAGACCATGTCGGCTCCGCGCAGGACCTCCTCGATCTCCTCCATGTGGTCCTCGGCGGCCCTCTTGCCGACCTCGGGGTCGGCGCCGGCGCCGAGGCCGCGGGTGAGCTCTCGGCCGACGTCGAGCTTGACGTCGGCGTCTGACATCAGCAGGGCCTGCGCGTCGGTGTTGATGGCGATGAACTCCACGCCCTTCAGACCGACGTCGATCATCCGGTTGATGGCGTTGACGCCGCCGCCGCCGATACCGACGACCTTGATCACGGCCAGGTAGTTCTGCGGTGCTGCCACGTCGAGTGCCTCTCGCTGGGGTGGTGCTGGGGCTGGGGTGGTGCTGGGGCCGGGGTGGTGCTGGGGCCGGGGTGGTGCTGGGGCTGGAGTGGTGCTGGGGCTGGAGTGGTGCTGAGCCGTGTCGCTCGACCCTGACCCTCAAGTTGAGGGTTATAGTTATGTCAACTACGTCTGGCGCAGACGCTAAGTGCGCGAGCGGTGAGTCACAACGACCACACCCGGCGTGTCGGCAGACCCGTGGCAATCCCCCGCCAATCCCCGGCCATCCCTGGCCCGCAACCGCGTCGAGGCCGTCGTCCGAACGCACTGGGGAAGATCACTGCACTCGCGCTGTGCGACTGGGGCACCCTGCTGCACTAGGAGTGCAGCAGGGTGCCACCGCGCCAACTCACGGGAGAGGTCTGGAGGGGTGGGAGAGGTCGAGAGGGGTCAGCGCAGGACGGGCGTGTGCGGCGAGCTGACGTCGTAGACCTTGGCCTGCTGGCGGCTCAGCGCCTGCAGCACCTGGGCCTTCAGCGGGGTGTTGGCGGCGCTCCCCCACACGACGGTGGCTCCGCGCCAGCGCATCCGGACGTCGTCCGGAGTGCTCGCGCTGACCTGGCTCACGTTGGCGCGCAAGGGTTCTGGCAGCCCGTCGAGCACCGTCAGCGTCGCCGCGAGCGCATCGCGGCCAGCGGCTCCGACAGGCACCCGCAGCACCGGCAGGCCCGACGGCGCCTGCCGCACCGTCGCGAACGGCACGCCGTCGGCGTCGACGAGCCGCAACCCCCCACCGGGCTGCGGTACGGCTGCCACGGCCACCCGCGGCCGGACGACGACCCGCAGGGTCCACGGCCACGCCCGCTGCACGCGCACGGACGCCACGTAGGGCAGCTGCGAGACCTCACGCCTCACCGCGCTCGCGTCGGCACGAGGAAGCGGTGTGCCTCGCTGCGTGGCGGCGAGGTCGCGCACCTGCGCCGCCTGGGCGCCCGTGAGACCACGTACCTCGACGTGGCGCACGTCGAGCAGGGGCCCGAACCACGACACCGCGGCCAGCAGCACCACCACCGTGGCCAGGGCGAACGCCACGAGCGCTGGGCGCCGGGCCCGCCAGCGCGCCGCGCGCGCTCGCGCCTCGAACCGGGCCGAGGCGGCCGAGACCGGTTCGCGCACCCGCGTCGAGCGCGTGCTCACCGCTGCGTGCCCTCGTCGAGCCGGGCCAGCACCTCGTCCGGCAGCATCGTGACGTCACCGGCGCCGACCGTGAGCAGCAGGTCGCCAGGCCGCACCCGCGCCAGCACGGCGTCCGTCACGGCCGACCACGACGGCACGAACGCGACCCGCTCGGGAGGCAGCGGCACGGCATCGGCCACCAGCTGGCCCGACACCCCGGGCAAGGGATCCTCGCGCGCGGCGTAGACGTCCATGACGACGACCTCGTCCGCCAGTCCCAGCGCGCGGCCGAAGGGCTCGGCGAAGTCCCGCGTGCGCGAGTACAGGTGCGGCTGGAACACCACCACGACCCGACCCCCGCCCGCCACCTGGCGGGCGGTCTCGAGGGCTGCCAGCACCTTGCCGGGGTTGTGCGCGTAGTCGTCGAAGACCCGCACGCCACCGGCCGTGCCGCGCGCCTCGAACCGCCGCCGCGTGCCGGAGAACACCTCGATCGCCGCGAGCGCCGCCTCGGCCGGTTGCCCCAGCGCCACCATCGCGGTGTAGGCGGCCAGGGCGTTGAGGGCGTTGTGCCGGCCCGGCACGCGCACGGTCGCGCGGCCGACCGTCCGGCCGTGGTCGACGACGGTGAACGACGACCCCGCGCCCACCAGGCGCAGGTCGTCGAGGCGCACGTCGGCTCCCGCGTCGGCGCCGTACGTGGTGACCGCGATGCCTTCGGCGGCCGCACGCTCGGCGAGGCGCGCGGAGCCCTCGTCGTCGGCGCAGGCGACGAGCCGGCCCCCGGGACGGATGCTGCGCGCGAACTGCAGGAAGCCCTCGTCGACGCCTGCAGCCGTGCCGTAGTAGTCGAGGTGGTCGGGCTGCACGTTGGTCACCACGGCCACCTGCGGCCGGTAGACGACGAAGGTGCCGTCGCTCTCGTCCGCCTCCAGCACGAAGACGTCGCCACTGCCGAAGTGGGCGTTCGTGCCGCTCTCGGTGAGCTCGCCGCCGATGGAGAACGACGGATCGGCGCCGCAGTGCTGCAGCATGACGGTGAGCATCGACGTCGTGGTGGTCTTGCCGTTGGTGCCGGCGACGGCCGCCACCTGACGACCGGCGCTGACCGCGGCGAGGGCCTGCGAGCGGTGCAGCACCAGCAGGCCGAGCTCGCGCGCCCGGGCCAGCTCGGGGTTGGTCGGCCGCACGGCGGACGACGCCACGACGGCGCGGGCCCCCTCGACGTGCGCGGCGTCGTGACCCACGTCCACCCGCGCGCCCTCGGCTCGAAGCGCGGTGAGCAGCAGCGACTCCTTGGCGTCGCTGCCACTGACCTGCAGCCCCATCGCCAGCATGATCCGGGCGATGCCGGACATGCCCGCGCCGCCGATGCCGATGAAGTGCACGGGTGACAGCTCGGCCGCCGGGGGCAGCTCGAGGTCGAGGTCGACGGTGGCCCTCACGACGGCACCCGGCGACCCTCGACGGCGGCCTCGACGAGGTCGGCGAGCCGCTCGTCCGCGTCGGGCACCACGAAGCGCGCCGCCGCCTCGCCCATGGCGCGCAGCGCGGCGGCGTCCTGCAGCAGGGGCACGAGCACCTCGCGCACCCAGCCGGCTGTGCAGTCGGCGTCGTCGACCAGCAGGCCGCCACCGGCCGCGACCACCGGTTCGGCGTTGAGCCGCTGCTCGCCGTTGCCCACGGGCAGCGGGACGTAGGCGGCGGGCAGTCCCACGGTGGCGAGCTCGCACACCGTGTTGGCGCCGGCCCGGCACACGACGAGGTCGGCCGCGGCGTAGGCCTGCTCCATGGCGTCGACGTAGGGCACGACGACGTACGGCGGCACGTCGTCGCCCGCTCCCCCGGCGCTCTGCCGCACCTCGACCTGCTTGCCCGTGCCGCTGACGTGCAGCACCTGCGCGCCGGCCGCGCGCAGGTCGGGCGCCGCCTCGCCGAAGGTGTCGTTGAGCCGCTGGGCCCCGAGCGACCCACCCGTGACGAGCACGGTGGTGCGGTCGAGGTCGAGCCCGAAGTGCTCGCGGGCGAGCAGACGCCGGGCCAGGCGCTCGGCGTCGTCGGCGCGAGCGAGGTCGCTGATCTCGTGCCGCAGCGGGACGCCGGTCTGCACCGCGTGCGGCAGCGGCGTGTGCGGGAACGTGGTGGCGACGTACGGCGTGAGCCGGGCGCCGAGGCGGTTGGCCAGGCCGGGCAGCGGGTTGGCCTCGTGGATCACGATGGGTGTGCCCCGACGGCGGGCCGCGAGGTAGGCCGGCGGGCAGACGTAGCCCCCGAACCCGACGACGACGTCGGCCTCCGCGGCGTCGAGTGCAGCACCCGCCGCACGCACGGCCTCGCGCAGCCGACCGCCGATCCGCAGGAGGTCCGGCCCGGGCCGGCGCGGCATCGGCACCTTCGGCAGCTGCACGAGCTCGTAGCCGCGCGCCGGCACGAGCCGGGCCTCCAGACCCTCCGCGGTGCCCAGGACGGTGATGCGTGTGGCCGGGTCGCGCCGACGCAGACAGTCGGCGAGCGCGAGCAGGGGCGTCACGTGACCGGCCGAACCGCCACCGGCCAGCACGACCGAGATCGTCACGAACGACCACCCCGACGGCGCTCGCCGACGTGGTGACCGGGCAGGACGGCGAGCGAGCGGCGCAGCAGGCCGGTGCGCGCGGTGAGTGCCTCGGCGGCCCCCGGCTCGGCGCGCGCGAACGACATGAGCATGCCGAGCAGCACGAGCGACGTCACGAGCGCCGAGCCACCGCTCGACACCAGCGGCAGCGGCACGCCGATGACGGGCAGCATGCCGATGACCGCCCCGACGTTGATGAGCGTCTGCCCGAGCAACCAGGCCATGGCCGCGGCCGAGGCGATGCGGACGAACAGGTCGTCCGACCGCGTGACGAGCCGCAGGCAAGCCCAGCCCAGGAGGAGGAACAGCGCGAGGACCACCAGCGCACCCGGCAGGCCGAGCTCCTCGCCGATGATCGCGAAGATGAAGTCGTTGTGCGCCTCGGGCAGCCACGACCACTTCTCGCGGCTCGCCCCGAGTCCGACCCCCCACCAGCCGCCGTCGGCGAGGGCGTACTTGCCGTGGATCGACTGGTAGCACGCTCCGAGGCGGTCGTCGCATCCGCCGCCGAGCCAGCTCGCGATCCGCTTCATGCGGTTCTCGCTGGTGACGACCATGAGCCCCACGAGGGCGGCCATCACCCCACCCGCGGTGAGGAACACCCGCCCCGGCGCGCCGGCCGCAAATAGCAGCGCAGCCAGGATCATCAGGAGCACCAGCGCGGTGCCGAGGTCGTGGCCGGCGAGCACGAGGCCGATCGCGATGAACCCCATCGGGAACATGACCGGGACGGCGACGTGCACCCACCGGTCGAGCAGCAGCCGCTTGCGCGCCAACACCGCCGCGCCCCACAGCACGAGCGCGAGCTTCATGGCCTCCGACGGCTGCAGCCGCATGCCGCCGACGCCGATCCAGTTCCGGTTGCCGTTGACCGCGACGCCGAGTGGCGAGAACACGAGCGCCTGCGCGAGCAGCGCCACGATGAGCGCGATCCACCCGATGGCCTTCCAGGCGCGGACCGGGACGCGGGAGGCGATGAGCATCAGCGGGACGCCCACCGCCGCGAAGACCAGCTGGCTGCGGAACACCGTGAACGACGAGCCGCTCTTGGTGAGCGAGGTGACCGACGACGCCGAGAGCACCATCACCAGCCCGATGACGAGCAGCAGCAGGGTCGCGCCGAGCAGGACGTAGTACGTCGCCACCGGCGAGTCCAGCCGCTCCAGCGCCGGCAGCTGACGGCGCAGCCGGCTGGTGGCGACGGGCGCCGTCCGCGTGTCGACCTGGCTGGCCACCTGCTACTTCC harbors:
- the ftsW gene encoding putative lipid II flippase FtsW, giving the protein MASQVDTRTAPVATSRLRRQLPALERLDSPVATYYVLLGATLLLLVIGLVMVLSASSVTSLTKSGSSFTVFRSQLVFAAVGVPLMLIASRVPVRAWKAIGWIALIVALLAQALVFSPLGVAVNGNRNWIGVGGMRLQPSEAMKLALVLWGAAVLARKRLLLDRWVHVAVPVMFPMGFIAIGLVLAGHDLGTALVLLMILAALLFAAGAPGRVFLTAGGVMAALVGLMVVTSENRMKRIASWLGGGCDDRLGACYQSIHGKYALADGGWWGVGLGASREKWSWLPEAHNDFIFAIIGEELGLPGALVVLALFLLLGWACLRLVTRSDDLFVRIASAAAMAWLLGQTLINVGAVIGMLPVIGVPLPLVSSGGSALVTSLVLLGMLMSFARAEPGAAEALTARTGLLRRSLAVLPGHHVGERRRGGRS
- the pgeF gene encoding peptidoglycan editing factor PgeF; translation: MIAWSQSLPGAAGGVRLALTDREGGVSTGPWAGTVGGGLNLATHVDDDPAHVATNRQRLCAALALPPDALVVAEQVHGRDVVQVSGPCADPPVADALVTDRPGTALMVLVADCVPVLLADPEQGVVGVAHAGRPGMVAGVVGEAIAAMRDLGARDLLARLGPSVCPRCYEVPLDMREDVAARRPETRSLTWDGRPAIDVAAGVLAQLAELDVAVRQLPGCTVESDRLYSYRRDGLTGRFAGLAWLQDAA
- a CDS encoding DivIVA domain-containing protein encodes the protein MPLNPEEVVNKRFSPTKFRQGYDEEEVDEFLDEVVAELRRLNAENDELRAKLSACESRVAELSRGGGARRQEQAPTPAPVAAPAPAPAPVPAPAAAQPAPAAASSGPESAAGMLALAQKLHDEHVEAGKAERQKIVGEAQEHAARLVREAEQKQRETLGDLEEQRQVLQRKVEQLRQFEREYRSRLKAYLEDQLKQLETKASVGGSGPDNAQSGSGGSSAEVTPLPTRGGGFTGGSDSERQGQPQQQDTPRFPFGS
- a CDS encoding TraR/DksA family transcriptional regulator encodes the protein MMARTISVGTTARRAVGVAVASAARVAKKVTSARVGAAAPAKKAAKKATPTKSAATAKKAATAKKATPTKSATTTKKAATAKKAAPTKKAATAKKAATAKKVTTAKKAATAKKVTTAKKAATAKKAAAAKKVTTAKKTAPAKKAATAKKAATAKKAAPTKKAAPTKKAAPAKKAAPTKKAAPSTSTTKRPPARRISNIKRMAAPTPERPATKAATKAATKAASKTATKTAPRQLKVREDESPWTAAELREVREELRRDVERLQGEITAAESDLQVLLRDSGDGTGDDQADAGAKTFEREQEITLANNSREMLEQSLRALARIDDGTYGVCESCGNPVGKMRLQAFPRATLCVSCKQLQERR
- a CDS encoding YggT family protein — protein: MHVVRSVLYLVVLAFFILLIGRLVLDWIQVFARAWRPRGVVLVIAEAIYTVTDPPLRLLRRAVPPLRIGQVAIDLAFMILFIVTLLLMQLLS
- the ftsZ gene encoding cell division protein FtsZ, translating into MAAPQNYLAVIKVVGIGGGGVNAINRMIDVGLKGVEFIAINTDAQALLMSDADVKLDVGRELTRGLGAGADPEVGKRAAEDHMEEIEEVLRGADMVFVTAGEGGGTGTGGAPVVAKIARSLGALTIGVVTRPFTFEGRRRANSAETGIAALRDEVDTLIVIPNDRLLSISDRAVSMLDAFRSADQVLLSGVQGITDLITTPGLINLDFADVKSVMQGAGSALMGIGSARGEDRAVQAAELAISSPLLEASIDGAYGVLLSIQGGSDLGLFEINEAARLVQEAAHPEANIIFGAVIDDALGDEVRVTVIAAGFDGGVPTRRQDERALGQITGASPRAAAAAGQSTGHVSAPAPSSGSTSSVPNGVSQRPYSPVGATSATPTPVPANPPVPEPARASSEWTDQPARSEQPVRREEPVVVPESLEPVRARAPRSVVFDDTDDELDVPDFLK
- the murG gene encoding undecaprenyldiphospho-muramoylpentapeptide beta-N-acetylglucosaminyltransferase — its product is MSVVLAGGGSAGHVTPLLALADCLRRRDPATRITVLGTAEGLEARLVPARGYELVQLPKVPMPRRPGPDLLRIGGRLREAVRAAGAALDAAEADVVVGFGGYVCPPAYLAARRRGTPIVIHEANPLPGLANRLGARLTPYVATTFPHTPLPHAVQTGVPLRHEISDLARADDAERLARRLLAREHFGLDLDRTTVLVTGGSLGAQRLNDTFGEAAPDLRAAGAQVLHVSGTGKQVEVRQSAGGAGDDVPPYVVVPYVDAMEQAYAAADLVVCRAGANTVCELATVGLPAAYVPLPVGNGEQRLNAEPVVAAGGGLLVDDADCTAGWVREVLVPLLQDAAALRAMGEAAARFVVPDADERLADLVEAAVEGRRVPS
- a CDS encoding YggS family pyridoxal phosphate-dependent enzyme — encoded protein: MSLDARTQELERNLAAVRERIARACAAAGRDAGEVTLVAVTKTFPADDVVRLVGLGVRDVAENRDQEARAKVQAVLDSARPGAADLRWHFVGQLQRNKAASVARYADVVHSVDRPALVTALSRGTVAAGRELAVLLQLDLDPSGKATGRGGAAPSQVLELAEQVQAADGLTLRGVMGVAPLGAPAREAFTRLAAAAAVLRERVPDATWMSAGMSTDLEDAVACGATHLRVGSAVLGSRPSLR
- the lspA gene encoding signal peptidase II produces the protein MQTAPGASLSDAAPSPTRARRGLLAVLVLVAGGVYALDQVTKALAVDHLSSGRVVPLLGDVLQLRLIRNPGAAFSFATGMTWVLTLVAIAVVVVVVRSSRRIGSLPWALALGLLLGGALGNLTDRLLRQPGFGRGHVVDFIAYWHLFIGNVADVAIVAAAVLVMVLGARGTALDGTRTGGRRSHRG
- the murC gene encoding UDP-N-acetylmuramate--L-alanine ligase, with translation MRATVDLDLELPPAAELSPVHFIGIGGAGMSGIARIMLAMGLQVSGSDAKESLLLTALRAEGARVDVGHDAAHVEGARAVVASSAVRPTNPELARARELGLLVLHRSQALAAVSAGRQVAAVAGTNGKTTTTSMLTVMLQHCGADPSFSIGGELTESGTNAHFGSGDVFVLEADESDGTFVVYRPQVAVVTNVQPDHLDYYGTAAGVDEGFLQFARSIRPGGRLVACADDEGSARLAERAAAEGIAVTTYGADAGADVRLDDLRLVGAGSSFTVVDHGRTVGRATVRVPGRHNALNALAAYTAMVALGQPAEAALAAIEVFSGTRRRFEARGTAGGVRVFDDYAHNPGKVLAALETARQVAGGGRVVVVFQPHLYSRTRDFAEPFGRALGLADEVVVMDVYAAREDPLPGVSGQLVADAVPLPPERVAFVPSWSAVTDAVLARVRPGDLLLTVGAGDVTMLPDEVLARLDEGTQR
- a CDS encoding cell division protein FtsQ/DivIB, with product MSTRSTRVREPVSAASARFEARARAARWRARRPALVAFALATVVVLLAAVSWFGPLLDVRHVEVRGLTGAQAAQVRDLAATQRGTPLPRADASAVRREVSQLPYVASVRVQRAWPWTLRVVVRPRVAVAAVPQPGGGLRLVDADGVPFATVRQAPSGLPVLRVPVGAAGRDALAATLTVLDGLPEPLRANVSQVSASTPDDVRMRWRGATVVWGSAANTPLKAQVLQALSRQQAKVYDVSSPHTPVLR
- a CDS encoding cell division protein SepF, which translates into the protein MAGALRKTMVYLGLAEDDDQYDDEMYDDYDDQPSHRPEVPRAETPAHRPGHAQVTQLPSRAVGVVRSASPEADLRRITTIHPRTYNEAKTIGEAFREGIPVIMNLSDMDDADAKRLVDFAAGLVFGLHGAIERVTSKVFLLSPAHVEVTAEDKEPVNTSGLFNQS